From the Coprobacter tertius genome, one window contains:
- the fabD gene encoding ACP S-malonyltransferase: MKAFIFPGQGAQFVGMGKNLYDTMPEAKEMFEKANEILGFRITDLMFEGTDEDLRQTKVTQPAIFLHSVILAKTMGDDFNPNMVAGHSLGEFSALVAAGALSFEDGVKLVAARAMAMQKACEKTPSTMAAVLALPDNTVEEICASIDDIVVPANYNCPGQIVISGSIEGIDKACEKMLAAGAKRALKLKVGGAFHSPLMEPARAELAEAIKNTTISAPKCPVYQNVNAKAETDPVIIKENLIAQLTAPVRWTQSVLNMTADGANSFTEVGPGAVLQGLVKKINKEVATNGFQ; the protein is encoded by the coding sequence ATGAAAGCATTTATATTTCCCGGACAAGGGGCTCAATTTGTCGGGATGGGTAAAAACCTTTACGATACAATGCCCGAAGCCAAAGAAATGTTTGAAAAAGCCAATGAAATACTGGGATTCAGAATAACAGACCTTATGTTTGAAGGAACCGATGAAGACCTACGCCAAACTAAGGTAACGCAACCAGCCATTTTTTTACATTCGGTGATCCTTGCCAAAACAATGGGAGACGATTTCAACCCCAATATGGTAGCCGGCCATTCTTTAGGAGAATTCTCGGCGCTGGTTGCCGCTGGAGCACTTTCTTTCGAAGACGGAGTTAAACTGGTTGCCGCCCGTGCCATGGCTATGCAAAAAGCCTGTGAAAAAACTCCTTCTACAATGGCAGCCGTACTGGCTTTACCGGATAATACCGTAGAGGAAATTTGTGCTTCGATCGACGATATTGTCGTTCCCGCCAATTACAATTGCCCCGGACAAATCGTTATTTCAGGCAGTATCGAAGGAATCGACAAAGCTTGCGAAAAAATGCTGGCTGCCGGTGCAAAACGCGCTCTTAAGTTAAAAGTAGGGGGTGCCTTCCACTCTCCGCTCATGGAACCTGCTCGTGCCGAACTGGCCGAAGCAATAAAAAACACGACTATCTCAGCCCCGAAATGTCCGGTTTATCAAAATGTCAATGCTAAAGCAGAAACCGACCCGGTAATTATCAAAGAAAATCTGATTGCACAGCTTACAGCTCCTGTTCGCTGGACACAATCGGTATTGAATATGACCGCCGATGGTGCAAATTCGTTTACCGAAGTTGGTCCCGGAGCCGTATTACAAGGGCTTGTAAAAAAGATAAATAAAGAAGTTGCAACTAATGGATTCCAATAA
- a CDS encoding linear amide C-N hydrolase, which produces MNTKSRIVIAAFWLFAAGVFTPDSNACTRAVYLGPDNMVVTGRTMDWKEDVQTNLFIFPRGIERKGAKTDHTISWTSKYGSVIAAGYDIGTSDGMNEKGLVVNVLFLPETSYYRPNDTRPVMGLSIWAQYVLDNFATVDEAVAELQKETFRIDAPDLPNGSKSTLHFSISDATGNSAILEYIDGNLHIYKGRQYQVMTNSPTYEKQQAINDYWKQIGGLVMLPGTNKAPDRFVRASFYIDALPQTSDPWSAAAGVFSVMRNVSVPLGITIPDQPSISSTRWRTVSDQKDKIYYFESTLSPDILWVDFKDVDFKAGAPIKKLILTNGEVYSGNTADKFKNDKGLDFLFGI; this is translated from the coding sequence ATGAATACAAAAAGTCGGATTGTCATAGCTGCGTTTTGGTTGTTTGCTGCAGGAGTTTTTACCCCCGATAGTAATGCGTGTACGCGCGCGGTATATTTGGGGCCTGATAATATGGTAGTTACCGGTCGTACAATGGACTGGAAAGAAGATGTACAGACCAATCTTTTTATTTTTCCCAGAGGGATCGAACGTAAAGGAGCAAAAACAGATCATACTATTTCCTGGACATCGAAATATGGCAGCGTAATTGCTGCCGGTTATGATATCGGGACTTCAGATGGTATGAATGAAAAAGGGTTGGTAGTAAATGTTCTGTTTCTTCCAGAAACATCTTATTATAGGCCGAATGATACACGACCGGTGATGGGATTGAGCATATGGGCACAATATGTTCTCGATAACTTTGCAACTGTTGACGAAGCAGTAGCCGAATTACAAAAAGAGACTTTTCGTATAGATGCTCCTGATCTGCCGAATGGCTCTAAATCTACATTGCATTTTTCTATTTCGGATGCGACGGGTAATAGTGCGATACTCGAATATATCGATGGTAATTTGCATATATATAAAGGTCGACAATATCAGGTAATGACTAATTCTCCTACATATGAGAAGCAACAAGCTATTAACGATTACTGGAAGCAGATAGGAGGGCTTGTTATGTTGCCGGGTACGAATAAGGCTCCCGATCGCTTTGTGAGGGCGTCGTTTTATATCGATGCATTGCCACAAACAAGCGATCCTTGGTCGGCGGCAGCAGGTGTATTTAGTGTGATGAGGAATGTTTCGGTACCGTTGGGGATTACTATTCCCGATCAACCGAGTATTTCATCTACCCGATGGCGTACGGTATCGGATCAAAAAGATAAGATATATTATTTCGAATCTACTTTAAGCCCCGATATTTTATGGGTTGATTTTAAAGATGTCGATTTTAAAGCAGGAGCGCCAATCAAAAAATTGATATTGACTAATGGCGAAGTTTATTCCGGAAATACAGCTGATAAATTCAAAAACGATAAAGGTCTCGATTTCCTTTTTGGTATTTGA
- a CDS encoding nucleoside deaminase yields the protein MDNPHEYFMKFALREAKDAESRGEIPVGAVVVCNGRIIARAHNLTETLTDVTAHAEMQAITSAANVLGGKYLTDCTLYVTLEPCVMCAGALGWSQIGTVVYGAIDEKRGFGKFAPGALHPKTKVVAGILADECASLLSDFFKKRR from the coding sequence ATGGATAATCCACACGAATATTTTATGAAATTTGCACTTCGGGAAGCAAAAGATGCAGAGTCCCGGGGTGAAATACCCGTTGGGGCGGTAGTCGTTTGTAACGGACGCATCATTGCCCGAGCTCATAATCTTACCGAAACTCTTACCGATGTAACAGCACACGCCGAAATGCAGGCGATTACATCGGCTGCAAATGTTTTGGGCGGTAAATATCTTACCGACTGTACTTTATATGTAACTCTCGAGCCATGCGTTATGTGTGCTGGTGCTTTGGGTTGGTCGCAGATCGGAACGGTCGTTTACGGTGCTATCGACGAGAAACGGGGATTTGGTAAATTTGCTCCTGGAGCCTTACATCCTAAAACAAAAGTAGTGGCCGGAATATTGGCTGATGAATGCGCGTCTCTTTTGAGCGATTTTTTTAAGAAAAGAAGATGA
- the tatC gene encoding twin-arginine translocase subunit TatC has protein sequence MLEMGFWDHVEALRKVILRALIIVAILSGVFFAYMTELFDSVILAPCYSDFILYKWICGLSRYISFIPDFCSDDFEVHLINIQLASQFFIHMSTSFWLGVVFAFPFIIFQIWKFVSPALYENEKRNARFAFLAGNTMFFIGVAVGYLLVFPLTLRFLAGYHISDLIPNQISLDSYMGNFLTMIFIMGLVFELPLLCWLLSAIGLLHRSFFSKYRRYAIVGLLVLAAVITPSGDPFTLMVVFLPIYLLYEISALFVKKDEPEEEELLEDVN, from the coding sequence ATGTTGGAGATGGGTTTTTGGGATCACGTAGAAGCTTTGAGAAAAGTCATCTTACGTGCCTTAATTATAGTAGCGATATTATCGGGCGTTTTTTTTGCTTATATGACCGAATTATTCGATTCGGTTATATTGGCGCCGTGTTATTCCGATTTTATTTTGTATAAGTGGATATGCGGCTTGAGCCGGTATATTTCTTTTATTCCTGATTTTTGTAGTGACGATTTCGAAGTACATCTTATAAATATACAACTCGCTTCACAGTTTTTTATTCACATGAGTACTTCATTTTGGCTGGGAGTGGTATTTGCTTTTCCTTTTATAATATTTCAGATATGGAAATTTGTGAGTCCGGCACTTTATGAAAACGAAAAAAGGAATGCTCGTTTCGCATTTTTGGCAGGTAATACAATGTTCTTTATTGGTGTTGCTGTAGGATATTTGTTGGTTTTTCCGTTAACATTGCGTTTTTTAGCCGGTTATCATATCAGTGATTTAATTCCCAACCAGATTTCTCTTGATTCTTATATGGGAAATTTCCTAACAATGATATTTATTATGGGACTCGTTTTCGAATTACCATTATTATGTTGGCTTCTTTCTGCTATTGGTCTGTTGCATCGTTCTTTTTTCTCGAAATACAGGCGATATGCAATTGTGGGCTTGCTCGTTTTAGCAGCGGTAATCACTCCTTCGGGAGATCCGTTTACTCTTATGGTGGTATTCCTTCCTATTTATCTTTTATATGAAATAAGTGCTTTGTTTGTTAAAAAAGATGAGCCGGAAGAGGAGGAATTACTTGAAGATGTTAATTAG
- a CDS encoding phosphorylase family protein — protein MKKICFIVAMMAEAKPLIRHFSLIHQGGRFGQAPVQAYRGVYKDKEIILVVNGQDSETGLDYIGCEAATLSTHLAITFYQPDIIINAGTAGGFASKGAEVGDIYLSHKYIVFHDRRVDIPGWNRMGQGYFRCIDSDKIALAGGFKQGICTSGSSLDMTAEDAEQMRQTGGEIKDMEAAAIAWVAQLYNVPLLCVKAITDLVGGGSTPEQFDKNIAMATSKLKDACFRIVDEDLLALK, from the coding sequence ATGAAGAAAATATGTTTTATTGTAGCTATGATGGCTGAGGCGAAGCCATTGATACGGCATTTTTCCCTGATACATCAGGGCGGACGTTTCGGCCAGGCACCGGTACAGGCTTACAGAGGGGTGTATAAAGATAAAGAGATCATTCTTGTCGTAAATGGACAGGATTCTGAAACCGGTCTCGATTATATCGGTTGTGAGGCAGCTACGTTAAGTACTCATTTGGCAATAACCTTTTATCAGCCCGATATAATAATAAATGCCGGAACTGCCGGTGGATTTGCTTCTAAGGGGGCCGAAGTCGGAGACATATATCTTAGTCATAAATACATTGTTTTTCATGACCGTCGTGTCGATATCCCGGGATGGAATCGTATGGGACAAGGATATTTTCGTTGTATCGATTCCGATAAGATAGCTTTGGCAGGAGGTTTTAAGCAAGGTATATGTACCTCGGGAAGTTCGTTGGATATGACGGCTGAAGATGCCGAGCAAATGAGACAGACAGGAGGTGAAATAAAAGATATGGAAGCTGCTGCCATTGCTTGGGTTGCACAACTTTATAACGTACCTTTATTGTGCGTAAAGGCAATAACCGATTTGGTAGGCGGCGGTTCTACGCCAGAGCAATTCGATAAGAATATTGCGATGGCAACTTCCAAGTTAAAAGATGCTTGTTTCAGAATCGTCGATGAGGATTTGCTTGCCCTTAAATAA
- a CDS encoding SIMPL domain-containing protein, translated as MKSVQISVAGLLVAVGLLLLGLTLGHSLIEVKDKDRVVNVKGLSEKEMPADRVIWPLVFKEVGNDIVTIYNSVNQKNNMIIAFLKKHNIDDSEITVSAPQIIDMQAERYGSDRSPYRYNVTSVVTVASGKVDQVRQLMTQQTELLKEGIALTVGDYQYRTEFLFTKLNEIKPAMVEEATKNARVTAEKFAHDSDSKLGKIRTAYQGQFSISDRDANTPYIKSIRVVTTVDYYLED; from the coding sequence ATGAAGAGTGTTCAGATATCTGTGGCCGGATTGCTGGTAGCGGTTGGGCTGCTTTTATTAGGTCTTACTTTGGGTCATTCCCTGATCGAAGTGAAAGATAAAGACCGTGTGGTGAATGTAAAAGGTCTTTCCGAAAAGGAAATGCCCGCCGACAGAGTGATCTGGCCTTTGGTATTTAAAGAAGTCGGGAATGATATCGTTACGATATATAACAGTGTAAATCAGAAAAATAATATGATCATAGCTTTTTTGAAAAAACATAATATCGACGATAGCGAGATTACCGTTTCGGCTCCGCAAATTATAGATATGCAGGCAGAGCGCTATGGCAGTGACCGTTCTCCCTATCGTTATAATGTGACTTCGGTGGTTACGGTAGCCTCTGGTAAGGTCGACCAAGTGCGACAATTGATGACACAACAAACCGAACTCTTAAAAGAGGGAATCGCTCTTACAGTGGGAGATTATCAGTATCGTACCGAATTTTTATTTACAAAACTCAATGAAATTAAACCCGCTATGGTGGAGGAGGCTACAAAGAATGCACGCGTAACTGCTGAGAAATTCGCCCACGACTCAGATAGCAAATTAGGAAAAATACGTACAGCTTATCAGGGACAATTCTCTATTTCAGACCGGGATGCTAATACTCCTTATATTAAGAGCATAAGAGTAGTAACTACCGTAGATTATTATCTTGAAGACTGA
- a CDS encoding YraN family protein, translating to MAIHNIRGKTGEQLAAEYLITQGYDIRDMNWRDGKLEIDIVATDKTTLVIVEVKTRSTDKYGFPEEAINEKKIRHLVHAADAYLKYTDIPFETTRFDVITITGEGDDRLLEHVQDAFYPPLEK from the coding sequence ATGGCAATACACAATATACGAGGGAAAACCGGAGAACAACTGGCTGCCGAATATCTTATCACTCAGGGATACGATATTCGCGATATGAACTGGAGAGACGGAAAACTCGAAATAGACATTGTCGCTACCGACAAAACAACTTTGGTCATCGTGGAAGTAAAAACACGTTCCACTGATAAATACGGTTTTCCGGAAGAAGCGATTAACGAAAAAAAAATAAGACATCTCGTACATGCGGCAGACGCTTATCTTAAATACACCGATATCCCCTTTGAAACAACCCGATTCGATGTAATCACGATAACAGGTGAAGGAGATGACAGACTTCTGGAACATGTACAAGATGCTTTTTATCCACCTTTAGAAAAATAA
- a CDS encoding Sec-independent protein translocase subunit TatA/TatB gives MDTLLFLNLGTGEIIIIVFAILLLFGGKKIPELMKGLGKGVKSFKDGMKDVEDQINGDVNDTNDKK, from the coding sequence ATGGATACACTATTATTTTTAAATCTGGGTACCGGTGAAATCATTATCATCGTATTTGCTATTTTGTTACTTTTCGGAGGTAAAAAAATACCCGAATTGATGAAGGGGCTGGGAAAAGGCGTGAAAAGTTTTAAAGATGGAATGAAAGACGTTGAAGACCAGATAAACGGAGATGTAAACGATACGAACGATAAAAAATAA
- a CDS encoding glycoside hydrolase family 2 TIM barrel-domain containing protein yields MKTTLQRYRKWLLICLLCTPTHSFGQEIWNGTEWNDVSVTQIGKEESCTVGIPFSSEDDLQTKSIEESPYFISLNGVWKFHWAKDPAAKVTDFYRMDFNDADWDNIDVPSVWQVYGVRNNKNWDKPLYVNTSYPFTYNSETYKIQESPRSDFTYNNNMKNPIGSYRREFTIPEEWDGREIYVRFNGAGPGYYLWVNEHQVGYSEDSYLPSEFKITDYVKKDETNVIAVQVYRFSSGSFLECQDFWRLSGISRDVFLWSAPKTQIRDYFFQADLDELYTDATVTLDVKLEGPALSSATLSAKIMQGTTIIAQEELESPSIGVNTLKMNVSAPDKWSAETPNLYDLVITLKDGENVLDIRGNKVGFRKIEVGNKGELLINGKRMVFHGVNRHDHSEENGRTVSKEEMENDIKMMKRLNINAVRTSHYPNNPYFYDLCDKYGLYVLAEANIECHGNMGLSDVLIFRKPMVERNQNHVKRFRNHPSIFMWSYGNESGGGNNFQYVEQAIKALDKTRLTHYQGNSQWSDVTSSMYSSVDWIKSVGESRLNESKPRPHIHCENSHAMGNAMGNVRDYFDLYEKYPSLTGEFIWDWKDQGLKMPVPNSKDEFYWAYGGDFGDNPNDGTFCTNGVIFADYTLSAKSYNTKKIYQPIDFAIKEDGKTFVLKSKLAFKSTEDLDIYYSIYEDGKKLKTEKLDIIIPAGETKEITIENALPSDAKPEAEYFIRFNAYQKNQTWWADANYEVAGEQIRLKGAVKPIYQVQENNQLTVEENSITIKVHGPNFTAVFSKLNGSLNSYTFNEQQIINKPLALNLFRLPTENDKEQTWRWDDIGLRNLSVKNISCSFEETDNAVDLNFVNTYSGKSPNTFKTQVLFKVMSDGTIFVSSVIDPTVKNSILPRIGFRLEMPKEFENLTWFGRGPWESYNDRKEACFEGVYNSTVTEQWEKYVLPQETGNKEDVRWMSLTDNSGSGLLFIASGNMSASATHFRPEDIYINRNNRSKHPYEAKKKFCENTVIYLNAEMRALGNASCGPDVLEKYELKSKKTNFNFIILPVSGNPDNDKLSEMARIALPICAPVTIERDKQGKIKLTTTTPDARIYFSKDEEEFQLYEAPFELLAGGNIRAYCEADAYSKSITTSEDFYLLVDKSDWKVISYSSQENGNDATKAIDDDADTFWHTRWSGTAPKPPHEIVVDMKDTYRIEKFIYQGRGDDNDHGRIKEYEIYFSNDPKAWGSSAAKGEFENNTAIQYVPITSKPTARYFKLIVKSEAYDREWAAAAELGIEASEIVDPITTKLQEIKKDEKYYIKHVMSGLYLQRLPDKTAKYEGDFCINPLDKTDDRFIFDFTPINGFTSYYNVRVNNYFINQNDNWRCVSGALKDKNGQIQIEMLENNTCKLRGVWQTWNYINLDRTTSGSYIYADKSSGAIWKIEEIEDPSDIQVNEISGISVYPTLSKGTVNVKSPVECIINVQDISGQILAIYKSTGNTTLELNYPAGIYFITVNTGTKNVYKIILQH; encoded by the coding sequence ATGAAAACAACCTTACAAAGATATCGGAAATGGCTGTTAATCTGCCTTTTATGTACTCCGACTCATTCTTTCGGACAAGAAATATGGAATGGAACGGAATGGAACGATGTTTCGGTCACTCAAATCGGTAAAGAAGAGTCGTGCACAGTCGGTATTCCTTTTTCATCAGAGGACGATTTACAAACTAAAAGCATCGAAGAATCTCCTTATTTCATATCTCTAAACGGCGTATGGAAATTCCACTGGGCCAAAGATCCGGCAGCCAAGGTAACCGACTTTTACAGAATGGATTTCAATGATGCCGACTGGGATAATATCGATGTACCATCTGTCTGGCAGGTTTATGGCGTAAGAAACAATAAAAATTGGGATAAACCTTTGTATGTAAATACCAGCTATCCTTTTACCTATAACTCCGAAACCTATAAAATTCAGGAAAGTCCCCGTTCTGATTTTACATATAACAACAATATGAAAAACCCGATAGGAAGTTATCGACGTGAATTTACGATTCCAGAAGAATGGGACGGAAGAGAAATTTACGTTCGTTTCAACGGGGCCGGTCCGGGATATTACCTTTGGGTAAACGAACATCAAGTCGGATATTCCGAAGACTCTTATCTTCCTTCAGAATTTAAAATAACCGATTATGTGAAAAAAGACGAAACTAATGTTATTGCCGTACAGGTTTATCGTTTTTCCAGTGGTTCATTCTTAGAATGTCAGGATTTCTGGCGTCTATCCGGTATCAGTAGAGATGTATTTTTGTGGTCCGCCCCCAAGACACAAATTCGCGATTATTTTTTCCAAGCCGATCTCGACGAATTATATACCGATGCAACAGTCACTTTAGATGTAAAACTGGAAGGACCAGCTTTATCATCAGCGACTCTGTCTGCCAAAATCATGCAAGGTACTACAATTATCGCACAAGAAGAGTTAGAATCTCCGAGCATAGGTGTTAATACTCTCAAAATGAATGTCTCTGCACCGGATAAGTGGAGTGCCGAAACGCCTAATCTTTACGATCTTGTAATCACACTCAAAGACGGAGAGAATGTTTTAGATATCAGAGGAAACAAAGTGGGTTTCCGTAAAATAGAAGTGGGAAACAAAGGAGAGCTGTTAATTAACGGAAAACGCATGGTATTTCATGGGGTAAACCGTCACGATCATAGTGAAGAAAACGGACGTACTGTTTCAAAAGAAGAAATGGAAAATGACATAAAAATGATGAAACGTCTGAATATAAATGCCGTAAGAACTTCACACTACCCCAACAATCCTTACTTTTATGATCTCTGTGATAAATACGGCTTGTATGTTTTAGCCGAAGCTAATATAGAATGTCATGGAAATATGGGGCTGTCCGATGTTCTTATTTTCCGTAAACCGATGGTAGAGCGTAACCAGAATCATGTAAAACGCTTTCGCAATCACCCGTCTATATTCATGTGGTCTTACGGAAACGAATCGGGAGGAGGAAATAACTTCCAATATGTAGAACAAGCCATAAAAGCTTTGGACAAAACCCGTCTTACTCATTATCAGGGAAACAGTCAGTGGAGCGATGTGACTAGTAGCATGTACTCGAGCGTCGACTGGATAAAAAGTGTAGGAGAAAGTCGTCTGAACGAATCGAAACCACGTCCTCATATACATTGTGAGAACAGTCATGCGATGGGAAATGCGATGGGAAACGTACGTGACTATTTCGACTTATATGAAAAATATCCTTCTTTAACCGGTGAATTTATTTGGGACTGGAAAGACCAGGGATTAAAAATGCCTGTACCAAACTCAAAAGATGAATTTTATTGGGCATACGGAGGTGATTTCGGGGATAATCCCAATGACGGAACATTTTGTACGAATGGAGTTATTTTTGCAGATTACACTCTTTCCGCCAAATCTTACAATACAAAGAAAATATATCAACCGATCGATTTCGCGATAAAAGAAGATGGCAAAACGTTTGTACTCAAAAGTAAATTGGCCTTTAAATCGACAGAAGATTTAGATATTTATTATTCGATCTACGAAGATGGCAAAAAATTAAAAACCGAAAAACTGGATATTATTATCCCTGCTGGAGAAACTAAAGAAATTACAATAGAAAATGCATTACCGTCTGATGCCAAACCCGAAGCAGAATATTTTATCAGATTCAATGCATATCAGAAAAACCAAACTTGGTGGGCCGATGCCAACTATGAAGTAGCCGGAGAACAAATTAGATTAAAAGGGGCGGTTAAACCGATCTATCAGGTACAAGAGAATAACCAACTCACCGTTGAAGAAAATTCGATAACTATTAAAGTACATGGGCCCAACTTTACCGCTGTATTTTCAAAATTGAACGGAAGCCTTAACAGTTATACTTTTAACGAACAGCAAATCATAAATAAACCGTTAGCACTTAACCTGTTCCGTCTCCCGACAGAAAATGATAAAGAACAAACCTGGCGATGGGACGATATAGGATTACGCAATCTGTCGGTAAAAAACATATCTTGTAGCTTTGAAGAGACTGATAATGCCGTCGACCTTAATTTTGTAAATACCTACTCGGGAAAATCTCCTAATACATTTAAAACGCAGGTACTCTTCAAAGTAATGAGTGATGGGACGATTTTTGTCAGTTCGGTAATCGATCCCACAGTAAAAAACAGCATTTTACCCAGAATAGGATTCCGGTTGGAAATGCCCAAAGAATTCGAAAACCTAACTTGGTTCGGACGCGGCCCATGGGAATCGTATAACGATAGAAAAGAAGCATGTTTCGAAGGAGTATATAACAGTACCGTAACAGAACAATGGGAAAAATACGTGCTTCCCCAAGAAACAGGCAATAAAGAAGATGTGCGTTGGATGAGTTTAACGGATAATTCCGGAAGCGGATTATTGTTCATAGCATCGGGAAACATGTCGGCTTCTGCCACTCATTTCCGTCCAGAAGATATTTATATTAACCGTAACAACCGATCGAAACATCCCTATGAAGCTAAAAAGAAATTCTGTGAAAACACCGTTATTTACCTTAATGCAGAAATGCGTGCCTTAGGAAATGCAAGTTGCGGTCCCGATGTTTTGGAAAAATATGAATTAAAGTCTAAAAAAACGAATTTCAATTTTATCATTTTGCCAGTTTCCGGAAATCCCGATAACGATAAGCTGTCTGAAATGGCTCGTATCGCATTGCCGATTTGTGCACCGGTTACTATCGAAAGAGATAAACAAGGTAAAATAAAACTTACGACAACGACTCCCGATGCTCGCATCTATTTCAGTAAAGACGAAGAAGAATTCCAACTTTACGAAGCTCCTTTCGAACTGCTGGCAGGAGGAAATATCAGAGCGTACTGCGAAGCCGATGCCTATTCTAAAAGTATAACGACCAGTGAAGATTTTTACCTTCTTGTCGATAAATCGGACTGGAAAGTTATCAGTTATTCGAGTCAGGAAAATGGAAATGATGCTACCAAAGCGATCGATGACGATGCAGATACATTCTGGCATACTCGTTGGAGCGGTACAGCACCAAAGCCCCCCCATGAAATTGTCGTAGATATGAAAGATACTTACCGTATCGAAAAATTCATATATCAGGGAAGAGGCGACGACAACGATCATGGACGAATCAAGGAATACGAAATATATTTCAGTAACGATCCTAAAGCCTGGGGGTCTTCAGCCGCAAAAGGAGAATTCGAAAATAATACGGCAATTCAATATGTTCCGATAACTTCAAAACCTACGGCTCGTTATTTCAAATTGATCGTAAAATCGGAAGCGTATGACAGGGAATGGGCTGCCGCCGCAGAATTGGGAATAGAAGCCTCTGAAATCGTCGACCCGATCACAACCAAATTACAGGAAATAAAAAAAGATGAAAAATATTATATCAAACATGTCATGTCAGGCCTCTATCTACAAAGGCTTCCGGATAAGACGGCCAAGTATGAAGGAGATTTCTGTATTAATCCTCTGGATAAAACCGATGACCGTTTCATATTTGACTTTACACCCATAAACGGATTTACTTCTTATTATAATGTGCGTGTAAACAACTATTTCATTAATCAAAACGACAATTGGCGTTGCGTTTCGGGAGCATTAAAAGATAAAAACGGGCAGATACAGATAGAAATGTTAGAAAACAACACCTGTAAACTTCGTGGAGTTTGGCAAACTTGGAATTATATAAACCTCGACAGAACAACAAGCGGATCATATATTTATGCCGATAAAAGTTCCGGAGCCATTTGGAAAATAGAAGAAATAGAAGATCCGAGCGATATACAGGTAAACGAAATTTCAGGCATATCTGTTTATCCGACATTATCAAAAGGTACGGTTAATGTAAAATCACCAGTCGAATGTATCATTAACGTCCAAGATATCTCCGGACAGATACTTGCCATTTATAAATCGACCGGTAACACTACATTAGAGCTAAATTATCCTGCAGGCATATACTTTATTACAGTAAATACCGGTACGAAAAACGTATATAAAATAATACTACAACACTAA
- a CDS encoding MmcQ/YjbR family DNA-binding protein, translated as MDFETLREYCLSFPEVTECFPFDESTLVFKVSGKMFLYTDLEDGEHWFNVKCDPEKAIELREKYSFVIPGFHANKKYWNTVRMDGVRDDLLQEWIFHSYTEVIKKLPKSKREELEKSLNEI; from the coding sequence ATGGATTTTGAGACTTTACGGGAATACTGCCTGAGTTTCCCAGAAGTAACCGAATGTTTTCCTTTCGATGAATCGACTCTTGTTTTTAAAGTTTCTGGAAAGATGTTTCTGTACACCGATCTCGAAGACGGAGAACATTGGTTCAACGTAAAATGCGATCCTGAAAAGGCGATAGAATTACGAGAAAAATACTCATTTGTAATTCCTGGGTTCCATGCCAATAAAAAATATTGGAACACCGTACGTATGGATGGCGTACGAGACGACCTTCTTCAGGAGTGGATATTTCACTCCTACACCGAAGTAATAAAAAAACTGCCCAAATCGAAAAGAGAAGAATTAGAGAAATCTTTAAACGAAATATAA